In Silene latifolia isolate original U9 population chromosome X, ASM4854445v1, whole genome shotgun sequence, the following proteins share a genomic window:
- the LOC141620081 gene encoding protein FAR-RED IMPAIRED RESPONSE 1-like: MNKVPIKYGSTRHDYQDFLKKLNSIIWDEDLDADEFDGKWLEIMAQHDVGDVEWFTECYSKRRQWVMAHCKDLKMGAIMRTTQRSESENRFFKRFEHKSGTLVEFLMRFESAMEQQRHNQKRLDNENRQSNPKLSSKMALESDAARVYTHNMFEEFQHELKYSTNTFSCKGLIVLDNIEVSTVQDSGRNRNFEVKFNPGTLQASCSCRLFERKGLLCSHVIWIYCGNGVKKLPECGVARRWTKDAYRGIECSFHGPEFVDVDSIDTKQLEMTKLWSEVHETIGILGGKEKEDIQNLTNLIREFKEKLCPSSEELSKEEELEKLLGCKASKEITIPPPKISKNKGSGKRIVSSKSKAIAIASKPKRMCKNCKQMAHHDKRNCPNPFAERPPALFTVKTIGCFLVLTFDKRLPEI; this comes from the exons atgAATAAGGTGCCTATTAAGTATGGAAGTACAAGACACGATTACCAAGATTTCTTGAAGAAATTAAATTCTATTATATGGGACGAGGATCTTGATGCGGATGAGTTTGATGGTAAATGGTTGGAAATTATGGCCCAACACGATGTTGGTGACGTTGAGTGGTTTACTGAATGTTACTCTAAAAGGAGGCAGTGGGTGATGGCCCATTGTAAAGACTTGAAAATGGGTGCTATAATGAGGACTACTCAGAGGTCGGAGAGTGAGAATAGGTTTTTTAAGAGGTTTGAGCACAAATCTGGTACTTTGGTTGAGTTTCTGATGCGTTTTGAAAGTGCTATGGAGCAACAGAGGCACAATCAGAAGAGACTTGACAACGAAAACCGGCAATCAAACCCTAAGTTGTCGAGTAAGATGGCATTAGAGAGTGATGCGGCTAGGGTTTACACACACAACATGTTTGAGGAGTTTCAACATGAGCTGAAGTACTCCACTAATACATTTAGTTGCAAGGGTTTAATTGTATTGGATAACATAGAGGTGAGCACCGTGCAGGACTCGGGGAGGAATCGTAATTTTGAAGTTAAGTTCAACCCAG GTACCTTGCAGGCGAGCTGTAGTTGCAGACTATTTGAGCGAAAGGGACTCCTATGTAGTCATGTAATTTGGATCTACTGTGGTAATGGTGTTAAAAAATTGCCGGAATGTGGAGTTGCTAGAAGGTGGACAAAGGATGCATATCGGGGAATTGAGTGCAGTTTTCATGGACCGGAATTTGTTGATGTGGATAGCATAGACACAAAACAACTTGAGATGACAAAATTGTGGTCGGAAGTTCACGAGACAATTGGAATTCTTGGTGGGAAGGAGAAGGAGGATATTCAGAACCTTACCAATTTAATAAGAGAGTTCAAGGAAAAGCTATGTCCGTCAAGTGAGGAATTGAGTAAAGAAGAAGAATTGGAAAAGCTACTTGGTTGTAAGGCAAGTAAGGAGATCACCATACCGCCAcctaaaatttcgaaaaataagGGAAGTGGGAAAAGGATTGTATCTAGTAAGTCGAAAGCTATTGCAATTGCAAGTAAGCCGAAACGTATGTGCAAAAATTgcaaacaaatggcacaccacgacAAGAGGAACTGCCCTAACCCGTTTGCAGAGCGTCCACCAGCATTG TTTACTGTAAAAACAATTGGATGTTTTTTGGTGTTAACTTTTGACAAGAGACTACCAGAGATATGA
- the LOC141620082 gene encoding protein FAR1-RELATED SEQUENCE 5-like encodes MAEMEIVPVENGDDLPTPECEEELCRQVEDIFTPYVGMQFGDMEEAITFYKVYALGIGFDVRKYTTKKWRDGTIKSKLLVCNREGFTKTNKESMCKEVDGEKQERKAKLKRVGCKARVRLFLKNGLLVVDRFDAEHNHELVSVRDREFQKLSRNISKYHMGMIIANSRLNIGPTRTYRMCKELVKGFENIGASLNDFKNFKRDIKCFIHERDGQLFIDRFKSLAETQPGFYFDYDVDGDGSLRRAIWADNIARRNYAAFGEAVSYDPTYSTNKYSMVFTPFTGVDNHKRSVTFCCAIIAKENHESFKWVFERFLIAMGGKEPEYIITDQDPGNY; translated from the exons ATGGCTGAAATGGAAATTGTACCGGTTGAGAATG GTGATGACTTACCAACACCCGAATGCGAGGAGGAATTGTGTCGTCAAGTGGAAGATATATTTACACCGTATGTCGGTATGCAATTCGGGGACATGGAGGAGGCTATCACTTTTTATAAGGTTTACGCGCTTGGTATTGGGTTTGATGTGCGTAAGTACACAACAAAGAAGTGGCGTGATGGCACTATAAAATCGAAGCTTTTGGTGTGTAACCGTGAAGGTTTTACTAAGACAAATAAGGAGAGCATGTGTAAAGAGGTTGATGGAGAAAAGCAGGAAAGAAAAGCTAAGTTAAAGAGGGTGGGGTGCAAGGCTAGGGTGAGGTTATTTTTGAAGAACGGGCTCTTAGTAGTAGATAGGTTTGACGCGGAACATAATCATGAGCTTGTATCTGTGAGAGATAGAGAATTTCAGAAGTTATCAAGAAATATTTCAAAGTATCATATGGGAATGATCATCGCAAATTCAAGG CTGAATATAGGTCCAACAAGGACTTACAGAATGTGTAAGGAACTTGTTAAGGGGTTCGAGAATATTGGAGCTAGTTTGAACGACTTCAAGAATTTTAAGAGAGACATTAAGTGTTTTATTCATGAAAGAGACGGACAACTTTTTATTGATCGTTTCAAGAGCTTGGCAGAGACTCAACCAGGTTTCTACTTCGACTATGACGTTGACGGAGATGGCAGTCTACGGAGGGCAATTTGGGCAGATAATATTGCTAGGAGGAACTATGCTGCCTTTGGTGAAGCCGTTTCTTACGACCCGACTTACTCTACCAACAAGTACTCGATGGTTTTCACCCCATTCACTGGGGTTGACAACCACAAACGATCAGTTACCTTTTGTTGTGCAATTATTGCTAAGGAAAATCATGAATCATTCAAGTGGGTTTTTGAAAGGTTTCTCATTGCAATGGGGGGTAAGGAACCGGAATATATAATAACAGATCAGGACCCGGGGAATTATTAA